A genomic segment from Dermacentor silvarum isolate Dsil-2018 chromosome 11, BIME_Dsil_1.4, whole genome shotgun sequence encodes:
- the LOC119433079 gene encoding muscle-specific protein 20 isoform X2, whose amino-acid sequence MPRAVEALDWIKAVTELDLDPPNSEKGFQDQLDFADVLKDGTALCTLINKLHPGSVPKINTMKAPFKQRENLEMFLKACESYGLKSHDLFQVNDLYERKNLYMVVNCMFALGGLAQKKGYPGPTIGVKVADENRRGFTKEKLQLGKTIIGLQSGTNKGASQAGMTPYGASRQILPDGR is encoded by the exons ATGCCCCGAGCTGTCGAGGCGCTGGACTGGATTAAAGCCGTCACTGAGCTCGACCTGGATCCACCAAACTCGGAGAAAGGCTTTCAGGACCAGCTGGACTTTGCGGACGTCTTGAAAGATGGGACAGCGCTTTGCAC GCTTATTAACAAACTTCATCCCGGTTCTGTGCCAAAGATTAACACAATGAAAGCACCATTCAAACAG AGGGAGAACTTGGAAATGTTTCTCAAGGCATGCGAGAGCTACGGGCTCAAATCGCACGACCTCTTCCAAGTGAACGATTTGTACGAGAGGAAAAACCTTTACATG GTTGTCAACTGCATGTTCGCGTTAGGTGGTTTG GCGCAGAAAAAGGGCTACCCAGGTCCCACAATTGGAGTCAAGGTAGCCGATGAAAACCGACGAGGTTTTACCAAGGAGAAACTGCAGCTTGGCAAGACCATCATCGGACTACAGTCGGGCACCAACAAAGGAGCATCTCAGGCTGGGATGACGCCATATGGTGCATCGAGGCAGATCCTGCCGGACGGCCGATGA
- the LOC119433079 gene encoding muscle-specific protein 20 isoform X1 has product MAAFQGPAYGLSRECMLKAQAKFEMPRAVEALDWIKAVTELDLDPPNSEKGFQDQLDFADVLKDGTALCTLINKLHPGSVPKINTMKAPFKQRENLEMFLKACESYGLKSHDLFQVNDLYERKNLYMVVNCMFALGGLAQKKGYPGPTIGVKVADENRRGFTKEKLQLGKTIIGLQSGTNKGASQAGMTPYGASRQILPDGR; this is encoded by the exons ATGGCTGCGTTCCAGGGTCCCGCGTACGGATTAAGCCGGGAATGCATGCTAAAG GCACAGGCAAAGTTTGAAATGCCCCGAGCTGTCGAGGCGCTGGACTGGATTAAAGCCGTCACTGAGCTCGACCTGGATCCACCAAACTCGGAGAAAGGCTTTCAGGACCAGCTGGACTTTGCGGACGTCTTGAAAGATGGGACAGCGCTTTGCAC GCTTATTAACAAACTTCATCCCGGTTCTGTGCCAAAGATTAACACAATGAAAGCACCATTCAAACAG AGGGAGAACTTGGAAATGTTTCTCAAGGCATGCGAGAGCTACGGGCTCAAATCGCACGACCTCTTCCAAGTGAACGATTTGTACGAGAGGAAAAACCTTTACATG GTTGTCAACTGCATGTTCGCGTTAGGTGGTTTG GCGCAGAAAAAGGGCTACCCAGGTCCCACAATTGGAGTCAAGGTAGCCGATGAAAACCGACGAGGTTTTACCAAGGAGAAACTGCAGCTTGGCAAGACCATCATCGGACTACAGTCGGGCACCAACAAAGGAGCATCTCAGGCTGGGATGACGCCATATGGTGCATCGAGGCAGATCCTGCCGGACGGCCGATGA